The following nucleotide sequence is from Cyanobium sp. AMD-g.
CTGATGGTGTCCTCGGTGCTGCTGGTGCTGGCCCTCACCGGCACATCCGTCCTGTTCGTGGAGTCCAACCGCAGTTCAGCCGCCGCCACGTTGCGCTACCGCCAGCAGTCGCTGGTGGACACCGATCTGGCCCGGGTGCGGCGGCACAACGACCGCTACACCTGCAGCTCCGGCACCTGCACCAGCCTCGGAACCGCGGAGCTCGGCAAGAACGATTTCTTTCCCGAGCCCACCTCCACGGCCGCCACGGGCAACAGCACCGCCGGCAACAGCTTCGAGGCCCTGTGCAACTCCACCAACCTGATCACCCAGCTGGTGGCCGACATCGGCTCCACCCCCTCCAACCTAACAACGGCGGGCATCGCCTACACCATCGACCCCAACAACCAGGGGCAGCAGACCATCAGCGAATTCGGCACCAATGTGACGCGCAATCTGCACCGCTACACAATCACCTACACCTATACGAACACAGAAAACAACACCGTGGAGGTGTTGCGCCGGGTCACCCTCGTGCCCACCACCGCCGCTTGGTGCCCCTGATGAAACACCCCTCCAGCAACGGCTTCACCTTGATCGAACTCACCGTGGTGGTGGCGGTCTTCGGCATCCTTTCCGCCGTCGGCCTCCACGCCTCCGGCAATGAATGGCGGCGCGAGCGGGTGAATGCGGTGGCCACCGAATTGGCCGGCTGGCTGGATTCGGTGCGGCGCACCTCCCTCAAAGGCAATGCCTGCCAGGTGAACATCAGTGGCGGCAACCTCACGGGTGGCGCCACCCTCGCCACCGGCTCCGAACTGCTCTCCAACGCTGTTGTGGCCAATCCATCCATCGCCAACAACTGCCTGACCGGCCAGCCGCTCCAGATCAGCGGAACCATGGGCTCCTCCACCTATGTGATTGCCCCGGGCAGCACCACCAGCTTCAAGTTCACCCCCCGCGGCACGGTCAACGCCGCAGCCGCCAACACCCAGCTCGCCAACCCCGTGGTGATCGAGATCTCCCTGGCGGGCACCACCGGACCCAAGCGTTGCGTCCGCATCTCCGAAGGCCTTGGCCTGATCAGCGTTGGCTCCAGCAACTCCAGCGACGGCACCTGTCCCGACAACAGCTACGGCGGAACCCTCTGAAGCCATGAACCACCTCAACACCCGCCACCGAAACCGCCACCGACGCCGCCCGAACCTGCACCGGGGCTTCACCCTGGTGGAGCTGCTGATCACCTCGGTGATCATGGGCGTGATCTTCGCCACCGGCAGCAATGTGATGGTGACCCAGATCCGGGTCTCCGCCCAGCAGGAATCGATCCGGCGCCTGCAGGACCACTGGGGCCGCATCAACCATCTGCTCGACAGTGAGATCACCGAATCCGCCTCGGCGACCGCCGTCTCCGGCACGTCCCTCACCCTCACGCTCGCGGGCGGTCAGACGATCACCTACAGCTTCGATGCCGGGTCCCGAACCATCACAAGGACAGGTCCGCCGATCAACGACAACGGCACCTTGAATCTCACCCCCGGCACCGCCAATGTCGCTTCGGTGCTGCTCACCAACGTCGATTCCTTCGCACCCGCGATCACCAACAGCCGCGAGCCCGTCTACACCCTGGCCCTCAGCGATGGGCTCGGAGCGTCGTTCACCGGGCTGTCCAGTTCCAGCCGTTCGCGCACCTCCAGCTACCCCTGATCGCCACCCGCCGATGCGCCGCCCGCAACCTGCCCTGCTCCTGCTGGTGCCCCCGCTGCTGCCTCTGCTGCTGATCGGCTGCCAGCGGCCCCCGCTCGTGGTCAGCGACCAGCAGCGGGCGGCCTGCCGCAGTCAGGCCGAAAGCGCCGCCAGCCCCGAGGAGGCGCTGAAACGCAATGCCGCCTGCCTCGACGCGGCCATCGAGGAGCTGAAGAATCCGCCGCCCCCGTCCCCTCCCCCAGTGGTGGCGGCGGCTCCGCCACCTGCGGCGCCGATCGATCGCTACCGCTACTGCCTGCTGCACCAGGACGATGTGCAGGCGGCCTCCGCCCGCCTGACCAACGTCGCCAAGCCCCTGATGGTGGCCTCCAAGCGCCATGCCCCCGAGAGTGAGGAGTTCCGCGAAGCCCAGCAGGCCTACGACGCCGCCCTGGCCGAGCTGGAGCGGCTGCTGCCCCCGGAGATCCGCAACGGCATGGATCTGATGCCCACCGCCGCCGAGGTCTACAGCCTCTGCGATCGCCAGGTGATCGAACGGACGGCAGGTCCGTAGGGCTAAGGCTCAGAGCCGATCCAGTGGTGGGCCAGGCCCAGGGCGGCGGCGGCCTGAATCAGCGCCTGGTCGGCTGTGGTGAGGATCAACTGCTCCCGGCTGGCGATGGCCAGGTGGAGGGCATCGCCACTGCGTAGCGACAGGTTCTCCATCTCCTGCAACCACTGCCTGGCCTGCAGGAAATCGGTGCCCCGCGGTTCCAGCAGTTGCAGGCGTTCCCGGCGGAAGCACTCAAATTCGGCCTGGACGGCCCCGGCACGATCCGCGCTGAGATCACCCCGGTGCACGCACAGCGAGACCACGCCAGCGAACTCAAGCAGCACCCAGTGGCTGACCCAGAGAGGAGCATGGCCTTGGTCGAGAAACCACTGCTCCGCCGCAGGAAAGCCGGCGTCGTTCAAAAAAAGGGACAGCACCACGCAGGTGTCCACATACGGCGCCGCCATCGGATTCCGGCTTTGGAGCGTCATCCCCGCTCCCGCCGCAGCTCGCCGACCAGGGCAACAGCGTTCCCCGGGAAGGGGGGCTGGTGGCCATGGAACCGCCGCAGCCGCTCAGGCCATGAAAGCGCGCCATCCTCGGCCAGGGCAGGGACTTCGCGCACCAGCCGGGCCACCGGTTGGCCGCGGCGGGTGATCACCACCTCGTCACCCATCTCCACCGCATCCAGCAGCGCCGAGAGCTGCGCTTTCGCCTCAGCCAGGCCGACGGAACGCATGGTCAGATGGTCAGATGGTTTCTTGAGCTTAGGGCCGATGCTGCGACGGCCATCCCCCTCAGCCGTGGCCTGATCCTGGATTCAGATCTGGAGCGCCCTGTCCGTAGGCTGCCCCCAAGACGATGGGCTTCCCGTGCTGGATCAGCGCCTGCTGCGCAACGACCCGACGCTGATCACCGCCCCCCTGGCGCGGCGCGGCCTGGCCACCGACCTCTCGGGCCTGCAGCAACTGGCCCTGGAGGCCCGCGACCTGGAGCAGCAACGCAGCGAACTCCAGGCGGAAGGCAACCGCATCGGCCGCGAGGTGGGCGAGCGGATCAGGGCCGGTGCCGCGCCGGGCGGCGAGGAGGTGAGGGAGCTGCGCGAACAGGGCAACCGCATCAAGCAGCAGGTGGCGGAGCTGGAGGAGCAGGAGAAGGGGATCGAGGCGCAGCTGCTGGAGCAGCTGATGGTGTTGCCCAACCTGCCCTCGCCCCTCTGCCCCACGGGCCGCAGCGAGGCGGATAACGTGGAGGTGAAGCGCTGGGGTACGCCGCGACTCCCCGTCGGCGGCGAGCAGCTCCAGGAGCATTGGCAGATCGCTGAGCGGCTGGGCATCGTTGACACCGAGCGCTCGGTGCGCATCGCCCAGAGCCGCTTCGTGACCCTGCTGGGCCAGGGGGCACGGCTGGAGCGGGCCCTGATCAGCTTCATGCTCGATCACCACGCCAAGCGCGGCTACACCGAGGTGCTGCCGCCGATCCTGGTCAACACCGCCAGCCTCACCGCCTCCGGCCAGCTGCCGAAGTTCGCCGAGGAAAGCTTCCGCTGCGCCGAGGACGACCTCTGGCTCACCCCCACCGCTGAGGTGCCGGTCACCTCCTTCCACCGCGGCGAGGTGCTTGCCGCCGAGCAGCTGCCTCTGAGGTACGCCGCCTACACCCCCTGCTTCCGCCGCGAGGCCGGCTCCTATGGCCGCGACACCCGGGGCCTGATCCGCCTGCATCAGTTCAACAAGGTGGAGCTCTACTGGTTCTGCCGCCCAGAGGACTCGGAAGCGGCCCACGAGCAGCTCACCTTGGATGCCGAGGCGATCCTCGAGGCCCTGGAGCTGCCCTACCGGCGCCTGGAGCTGTGCAGCGGCGATCTGGGCTTCTCCGCCGTTCGCACCTACGACCTGGAGGTGTGGCTGGCGGGGGCCGGCACCTACCGGGAAATCTCCAGCTGCAGCACCTGCGGCGATTTCCAGGCCCGCCGGGCCTCGATCCGTTTCCGGGACGGCAAGCAGACCCGCCTGCTGCACACCCTCAACGGCAGTGGCCTGGCGGTGGGCCGCACCATGGCGGCCCTGCTGGAGGCGGGCCAGCAGGCGGACGGAAGCGTGAGGCTGCCGCAGGCGCTGGTTGGCTACGTCGGTGCCGACCGGCTGGTTGCCGGTTCCCCCTAGGAGCCCTCCCGGACAGCCAGCGGCTGGTCGAGGTACTGGTCGAGCATGGTTCCGGGCAACAGCGGACCCGGAAGAAAGCGCAGTCCGATTTCGGTGTTGTAGTTCCTCTCCTTCACCCATTGCACCTCGGAAGGAACCGAAAGATCGAGGTTCAACTCGCTGTCGGCGAAATCGAGGACAACATTTTCGTTGGGATCCAGTTCGATCCCGCCGCGACGGATCACGCAGGCTCCAGAACGGCTGAGATCCGTCACGGTGACATAGGCAAGCCGACCCGAAAGGGTTCTCAGACTTGCGGAAACACCCGG
It contains:
- a CDS encoding prepilin-type N-terminal cleavage/methylation domain-containing protein, which codes for MKRSPPTPKHRRPANGFSLVELMVSSVLLVLALTGTSVLFVESNRSSAAATLRYRQQSLVDTDLARVRRHNDRYTCSSGTCTSLGTAELGKNDFFPEPTSTAATGNSTAGNSFEALCNSTNLITQLVADIGSTPSNLTTAGIAYTIDPNNQGQQTISEFGTNVTRNLHRYTITYTYTNTENNTVEVLRRVTLVPTTAAWCP
- a CDS encoding Tfp pilus assembly protein FimT/FimU codes for the protein MKHPSSNGFTLIELTVVVAVFGILSAVGLHASGNEWRRERVNAVATELAGWLDSVRRTSLKGNACQVNISGGNLTGGATLATGSELLSNAVVANPSIANNCLTGQPLQISGTMGSSTYVIAPGSTTSFKFTPRGTVNAAAANTQLANPVVIEISLAGTTGPKRCVRISEGLGLISVGSSNSSDGTCPDNSYGGTL
- a CDS encoding type II secretion system protein J, which translates into the protein MNHLNTRHRNRHRRRPNLHRGFTLVELLITSVIMGVIFATGSNVMVTQIRVSAQQESIRRLQDHWGRINHLLDSEITESASATAVSGTSLTLTLAGGQTITYSFDAGSRTITRTGPPINDNGTLNLTPGTANVASVLLTNVDSFAPAITNSREPVYTLALSDGLGASFTGLSSSSRSRTSSYP
- a CDS encoding type II toxin-antitoxin system VapC family toxin; this translates as MTLQSRNPMAAPYVDTCVVLSLFLNDAGFPAAEQWFLDQGHAPLWVSHWVLLEFAGVVSLCVHRGDLSADRAGAVQAEFECFRRERLQLLEPRGTDFLQARQWLQEMENLSLRSGDALHLAIASREQLILTTADQALIQAAAALGLAHHWIGSEP
- a CDS encoding type II toxin-antitoxin system Phd/YefM family antitoxin, with protein sequence MRSVGLAEAKAQLSALLDAVEMGDEVVITRRGQPVARLVREVPALAEDGALSWPERLRRFHGHQPPFPGNAVALVGELRRERG
- the serS gene encoding serine--tRNA ligase — encoded protein: MLDQRLLRNDPTLITAPLARRGLATDLSGLQQLALEARDLEQQRSELQAEGNRIGREVGERIRAGAAPGGEEVRELREQGNRIKQQVAELEEQEKGIEAQLLEQLMVLPNLPSPLCPTGRSEADNVEVKRWGTPRLPVGGEQLQEHWQIAERLGIVDTERSVRIAQSRFVTLLGQGARLERALISFMLDHHAKRGYTEVLPPILVNTASLTASGQLPKFAEESFRCAEDDLWLTPTAEVPVTSFHRGEVLAAEQLPLRYAAYTPCFRREAGSYGRDTRGLIRLHQFNKVELYWFCRPEDSEAAHEQLTLDAEAILEALELPYRRLELCSGDLGFSAVRTYDLEVWLAGAGTYREISSCSTCGDFQARRASIRFRDGKQTRLLHTLNGSGLAVGRTMAALLEAGQQADGSVRLPQALVGYVGADRLVAGSP
- a CDS encoding PilZ domain-containing protein, which gives rise to MSEDPLQHAPNGEQNAGDLRQSLRHSLPPGVSASLRTLSGRLAYVTVTDLSRSGACVIRRGGIELDPNENVVLDFADSELNLDLSVPSEVQWVKERNYNTEIGLRFLPGPLLPGTMLDQYLDQPLAVREGS